Genomic DNA from Coffea arabica cultivar ET-39 chromosome 7e, Coffea Arabica ET-39 HiFi, whole genome shotgun sequence:
ATTTGTTTGATGGTTGATAGCGCAATCGGACTCAaaaatcattgaagatttgtcatgcttatttcttgttatttatttaattaagttttcagcAAATATTGTTAGTTAATTAAAGTTagttttgagttatttttgagtCCTTAATAAGGGGAATAAAGGCTAAGATCATGTATAGTTAAGTCTATTTGAGTTAGTTTCTTATTctagttgaattagagttttaggaaagtagttaattgcttccaaatttatttaggaagttgtgtcaagtttagaagtcaagtcaaataaggaaacttgtattgtttccaatttagattagggttttgagtcttgtaagacTATAAATAGCCAAGCTTATGATATTTTCAAGGGGAAGacaattatgaataaaatttgagagttttctcttgttCCTTGGGGAGCGtcccttgatacaaagtgagtcgaatctcctttgttcaagttttggcttatcaattcaagaccatgttGAATTGTGACGTCATTCTACCGTTCTAAACAATCTCGAGCGGTTCTTGATTGTCTAGAATCCATCCAATTTATGCATAACCTAATCAAGATAGATCATTTCGCTGTCTGATCGATTCGATTTCTTCTCGAGTGGTCCTTGGAGAATCGAGTTCGTATCAATCAGCAGAAAAATGTTCATATTCAAGTTTATACCCACTCTAATACCAGCCATAGAATTAAGCATTACTATGGCTGTTATGATCCTTTGCAATACCCCATTCTCTTTCCTCAAGGTGAATGTGGATGGCAGCATGGTGTTAAAAAACTTCGCAAGAGGAAGAGAAATGTGGATTCTTGTGAGGATGATTTCAATGTTGATCCTTCCTCTGTTGGTGACTTTTCgcatttacttgatttggaACGTAGAGGCAAATGTATTTCTTACTGCCTATGCCTATTAGGATTGAACATCATAAACTTTTATACATTAGTTTGACATTTTTCCCTTGTTCTTTATAGTTGTTGAACATGGAAAGAATGAAGAGGACACCGTATCGGCAAGAGAGTATTACTGTTATAGCTTTCAAATGAGAGAGAACGATGAGTCGATGCTGCTGCACTGTCTTAGACTTCTACAACAATTTTCGGTTGATTCTTATGTGAAAATAGAAACTTCTAGGCTGGATTTTCATAGACACCGACAAAATGTGGTTAGGTTAGAAATTCTTCAAGGGGTATTGGACAGTGTCTCTCTAGGCCAAACCGAAGGTTCTAAAGTTGGTCGTAGGATAGTGCTACCTTCTTCTTTTATAGGTGGTCCCAGAGACATGAGACGCCGCTACCTTGACGCAATGGCACTCGTACAAAAGTACGAAAAATTGGACATTTTTCTTACCATGACCTGCAATCCCGCATGGAAAGAAATTCAAAGCAATCTGAAGTATCATGAGAAGCCGCAAGATAGGCCTGATCTTTTAGCTAGAGTTTTTAAAGCTAAATTTGAAATGCTTAAGCATGAACTCTTGAATAGACAGATTTTTGGTGAGGTGGCAGCATGTGTCTATGTCATTGAGTTTCAAAAGCGGGGATTTTCACATGCTCATTTGTTACTCATTTTAAAGCCTCAATCTAAGTTGCTCAATCCGGAGTCCTATGACAAGGTGGTTTCCACTGAATTACTTGATCGACTTCAATATCCTCACCTTTACTCTCTTGTTGTAAAACATATGATCCACGGCCCTTGCGGAGCCATGGATAAAAGTTGTCCTTGTATGAAAGACGGTTCTTGCAAGAATCACTATCCAAAAAATTTCTACCCTCATACAACCATGGTGAAGATAGTTGTCCATATTATAGAAGAAGGGATGATGGGAAGAAAGTGAAAATTCGCAGATTCACCCTTGATAATAGGTGGGTTGTGCCTTACAACCCCTATCTTCTTGCTATGTTCGATTGTCACATGAACGTGGAGATTTGTTCTACCATTAAATTGGTCAAGTACTTGTATAAGTATGTGTTCAAGGGGCATGATCTGGTTTGCTTTAGGATTATGACAGATGATAGTGCTTCTGATACTGACGAGATTAAGAGTTCTAAAAAGATCGATATATTTCATCTCCAGAAGCGTTTTGGCGCATCTATGAGTTCCGTTTAAATGAGATGACCCCATCTGTTTATACTCTCCAGGTCCACTTTCCAAATCAACAGCTTGTTTCTTATCCAAGGAACTCAGATTTGCTGCAATTGTTAGCTAAAGTTGATTTGTTAGCTAAAGTTGATTTTTCTAAGACCATGCTGACtgagtttttcaaaatgaatgcAACCAACGCAGTTGCTGAAAGCCTTAAATACATTTATAGCATTTTGTTTGGTCTTCTAAGTATAAACACTGGACAGAAAGAAAGCGTCAAAAGGTGATAGGTAAACTCGTCAGTGTTAAtccaagagagggagagagataCTATCTAAGACTTCTCTTAAATCATATTCCAGGACCGGTATCATTCGATGATCTCTTGACTGTTCATGATAGAAAAATGGAGTCGTTTAGGGAAGCCGCTTTGGCGCTTGGTTTGTTGCAATTTAATACATATATAGAAGAAACGCTTGAGGAAGCTGCTGCATTTCAAATGCCATCTGCACTCATATTGTTATTTGCTACTCTTCTGGTTTATTGTTCTCCAACTGATCCTACgattttatggagaaaatttgaattggacttttctagAGATTATGAGCTGCATAAACAATATAATGACTACTCTCCCGCTCAAATTAGAGGATTGATTCTAGCTGATATTAATAGATCGCTTCAGCAGATAAGTACAACCATTGCTGCCTATCAGTTGCCATTAGATGATCTTGTTAGTGTAGATCAGGTTCACCTAACAAAAGAAATAGAGGCTAAAAGAAACATAGACATACTGCCAGAAGATCTATTGATGTCTTTGAGATTAAATTCCTAGCAAAAGTATGCTTATGACACCATTCTGCAAGCATGCTTTGCTTCGCAAGGGCATTCTTTTTTTATTGATGGTCCTGGAAGTACCAGTAAAACCTTTTTATACCGGTCGCTGCTTGCTACTTTGAGATTACAAGGTTTTATAGCCATTGCAGTAGCAACCTCTGGAATTGCAGCATCTATCCTACCTGGGGGAAGAACTGCACACTCTAGGTTCAAAATACCTCTTGATTTCTCAAAAAACAGAACCTGCCAGCTTAGCAAGCAAGGCAGTGTTGCGAGACTGCTCTTAAAGTCAAAACTAATCTTGTGGGATGAGGCTTCCATGGCAAAACGAGCAAATATTGAGGCATTTGATGATTTGCTTAGAGACATAATGGAATCTAAACTGCCTTTTGGGGGTAAAGTTGTTGTATTTGATGGGGATTTTCGACAAACACTACCTGTTATTGAGCAAGCAACAAAGGAAATTCTTTTGCAGTCATGTTTTCTCAATTCTCCATTGTGGTATAAACTTCATAAACTGAAGTTGACAGAAAACATGCGAGCTATATTAGATCCTCAATTTTCTGAATTCTTGTTAAGAGTTGGTGAAGGGCATGAACCTATTGACTTCAGCGGTGAAATAACCTTGCCAAGAGATTTAGTCATTCCTTATTATGATAAAGAAGAGTCCTTAAACAGGTTACATGCCTTAATAACTTCTGGTTTATCTATCTACTCTTTAATGTATACGGCTTCTAATTAAACTCCTTTATGAACAGGTTACTATACTCTGTATTTCCAGATTTTACTCTCTATTCCCAGGATCCATATAGCATGATTAATAGATGTATTCTCATCCCTAAAAATACCTCGGTTGATGAGCTGAATGATATAATGATTAGAAGGTTTCCTGGAGAACTTCAGACTTACATTAGTTTTGACAAAACTGTTGATCAGTGGCACCAAGGGGATTATGAGGATTTTCTTAATTCTTAAAATCCAAAAGGCCTTCCTCCTCACAGGTTAATGTTAAAGGAAAACTGCCCGATTATACTGATAAGAAATCTAAATCTTGTTGAAGGCCTATGCAATGGCACAAGACTTATATGTAGAGAGCTTGGCCGACATACCATCTCTGCTGAAATTGTCTTCGGCCAGCATCGAGGAAAAAGAGTTCTCATTCCAAAGATACCGTTACAAACTCCTGACAACCAAAAGAATTCGATTGCATTCATAAGAACTCAATTTCCTGTTCGACTTTGTTTTGCATTGACTATTAATAAATCTCAGGGACAAACTCTCGATTATGTTTGCATTTACTTGCGAGAGCCTGTCTTTTCTCATGGACAGTTATATGTAGCCTAGTCCAGAGCTAGAACTTCAGCTGAGCTGAGAATAATTATTGTACCAGGAACTTTTGATGGTATAAAAATAGACTACAAAACTAGAAATGTTGTGTTCAGTGAAGTTGTTGAATTGAGCCAGCAGTAGAATGTTCTTATATTCAGGTATACTTGCACCAGTCTATAGCTGTGTTTACTTATTACTAAGGTCTTATGTATACTCAAACCTGTATATTATaatcattttccctttttttatagAAATGTCTAACCTCTTGCCGATTGGGGATATCATGCCTGATATGAAAAACTGGTCATGTATCATAACAGTTCAGGAAAAGCAACAGGTCACGGATTTTATGGGAACACCAACCAAAAAGCAAAAGTTTGTCTTCTATGATTCAGAGGTTACATTTTAGAACCTGAAATGACCATTAATTATTtgatcttttatttatttgtccaTCGTAtttgttatgtgtaattttttttgcGTGTTGATAGGGCTCTAAAGTTGAAGGGATAATCTTCAATGCTGATATTCCAAGGATGAGTCCTATGCTGCAGGTTTATAAGAGATATAAAATTTCAAATGCTGATGTCAGGACTATTCCGCCAAAGTTTCAAAGTGCTGAATTAACCAAATAGTGGGTGATCACTTCAAAAACTGTCATTGAAGAAATCGATGGCAATGAAGATATTATGCCTGTTaaatttgctttcactaagttTGCTGATTTAGCTGAATACATGGATGATAGAAGCAAGTCCGTCGGTGAGTATGCAAATAGTCTATCATTCATATTTTTATCACAAATCGTTATTTTCTCAgcttgccttctttttctttgcAGATGTCCTCGGAGTGGTGATCAGTTCATTAGCCATGAAGATAATCACTAGAAACTCCAAACAGTCAAATGTTCAAAAATTTGTCCTCCTCAATGAAGAGTAAGCAATCTTTTTAACAATCACTACACACTCTTTTACTGGCCTTATCTCACTTTTCCTATATCTTTGAATCATTTCCCTCCTGACTTTTATATCAATGTTAGGTCTCAAATTGTACTGCTATCTTTATGGGATGATTTCGTGAACAATGAAGGTCAAGTTATATTGAATAACATGCAAAGCTATCCTGTTATTATTGGTCGAAGGCTGAAAGTTAACAACTACAATGGTCTGTTGAAATGCTGTCTTTTTTGTATTATAACCTTTATTTGTATACCAAGATTCTCAATCATAGTTCAATCTTTATTCTGTTGTTTATTCTACAGGTGTTTCTCTCCCTACTTGGTTCGATTCTGCATTGCTTGTTGATCCACCAATACAGGAAGCAAGGCAGCTCAAAAATTGGTGCAATGACATTAacgaatattttttttatgcatCTCAGTGTCACTTGTATCTTTACACCAACCGATAATTTCCTTacaccatttttttttgtagggCAATGAGGAATACTAAGTCAATTGCAGgaatcattgatgcaaagagtTACATTAAATACAATCCTGTACTTTCTTTAAAAAGGGACCAGAAAACTACTCTAATTTGCAATGTTACCCCATCACAGAAGGTAATCAAATGATAGCCTGTTATGTAATTTTATAGCTTCATATCTGTTCAGCCTTTCATCTAATAAATGTCTATCTTTTAGACTGCTTGGGTCAAGGCAAAGCTCTCCTTTGAACATATCTTCCAGAAATATTGGTACATGAGTTGTGCAAAGTGCTACCGAGCTACAGCAGCAGACTATGGAATTGAGTTTACTTGTAATTCATGCAAGGAGAAAAGCCCCGCTATGCCTAGATCGTGTATTACCGAATCACTAACTTTAATTATGCTGCTTAATTTCTCTTAAACTTAATGTTACACCATATATAGCCTAAGCGTTTGTATGCTTATCTTTCAGATGCCGGTTTGACGTTGATTTGAGCGATGACAGTAGAGTTATACCTACTTCTATCTTTGGAGATCTAGCAGAAAATATTCTCACCTTCACTGGCCTTGAAGCAATGGATCACTTTAATCAGGTTATTTTAATTGATCAAATTTAATGATAAGTGTAGTATTTCCATGTCGCCTTATATATTCTGTCCTTCTTCCAGAATCTTGAGCTGCCACTCGAGTTTGTTCATACGCAGCTTAAAACAAAAACATTTCTGGTTCACATTAAACCAGTCCAAACGCAGCTCGTTGATGCCAGACAGCGTTATACCGTTTTATATTGCTCTGAAACTGAACCAGAATTCGGTTGTCCTCAGTTAACACATGAACCAGAATCTGTCTCTCTTTCGATTGACCAGCAGACAGAAAATGAGCAGCTACTGACAGCAGGTTGATAAATATACCTAGAGTTGTGATACATAACTATATTTTCTCTCAATCAACTATTAGCTTAACTAAGCATTGCGCTTACAGGACATGGTGGTTCTAGCTCAAAAGTGTGCCTTCGACTCAGCCAAAAGTTTGACGAAGTAGAAACTCTCGACAGCAATGACTTTGACAGTCCAAATGCTGACTCCAAGAAGAAAGCAAAATTAGGCTGAATTGCCTTCACTACCTTTTGGATTGCTTAGACATTAATATTTTTTTGGTTCTGTCATCTGCACTTCTATGCTTAGGCAGATTGTTAGTGGCTTTTGGAAATACTACTCATCCATTCACAATTCCCTGGCTTTTGTACGTGGTTATCTACTAAACAGCTTTTGTCATGACCATTGAACTTTGATAATAGCACCTGTATCAAAGTTCTTGTCCGGCTTTCAAAGATTGACTGAAATCCTCCATCTAAGGAAGCATAAGGATTTTTACAGATATCTTTGGATACCTGACGATGAACTCCCTTTCTGTGGAACTGACAGCTACAATTGTTGCTATCACTTTCGAACATCCAATTTTGTATGTATACTTATTCATTTATTACACAAGGCTgcattttttcaaatcaaactTATATATTCACTTCCTGCTACTTACATGTTAGACTATCTGCTCCACTTAACATACCAAGTACACGTTAAATTATAATTTTGCTTTCAAACCATTAAAGCATTGCAGATGCATTACTTTACATGCTGTCAATTGACAGCTCACACTTAATGTTTACCATTCAATTGTCTTTTCTATTCATTGTTCCTTACCTTCCTCTACTGCAACTAATAAATCTTTTCAATGGTGGTAGGAAAAATCTTGTACTTAGCATTAAAACCAATCAAAAATGTACTCTTTTTATATTCATCTTTTCTTTATATATATGCTCTTTATCTTTTACAAGATCATACATAGAAAACTGTCCACCATACAATTGCATCATACAATTTCTGCAGAAGAACTTGTCAATAGGTAAGTTGCTCTGCGATCTATTTCTAGCACTCATAAGATAATACAGGCTTGTGCTTGCAATTTCTGTTAACAAGCCGCTTTTTTGCTTTTTCGATTCTTCAGCTTTCTTTTTGATAGATCAATGGCAGAAACAATGTTTGTATCTCCGACGAATTTTCCTTCGACAAATAGCTGTTTACCAGCTTGCTGTTTTCTACTCAAATGCATCCACAGAGGGCAAGTTAACTTTTAATTCGTGTTCACTTATATTGCAGCATTTACAGTTGAATAGCTTGGTATTGTTTGACGTTGTTTTCCTGCCTCATTTTTTCAAGGTATTACCTAGTCAGTTTGAATTGTTACTTCATCAGCATCATTGCAATAGAATCGTTCTAAGGTTTGGACTGCGGCAATGGACTATCGCAGTTACTGATCACGCATTCCAAGAAGGATGGGATGCTTTTTGTGAACACAACATTGTTAAAAGACATGACACGTTGTTACTTCGACATAGCTGAAATCTGATATTTGATGTCATTCACTTTTGTGAACTGCAAAAACAAGTTTTATTGCCCTAGACAGTTCCCCTACCAGACCTTTTGCACATGAATGTCATTGCATCACGAGGTCAAAATATCACTATATTTATCTCATATCCTCATCCATatcatatataatttttaatttataacaTAATTACTGATTGCAGATGATATCCATACACCTACTAGACAGCAGCAAGTTGCTTCCTCACTGAGGCCAAATTTCTGCCAAGATCTATCTGATTCGATTTGCTTTTATAAAACATTTAGCTCTGCAACTCCAAACAGTTTGGTAAGCTATTCCATGTTTACCCGCATTTTCTTTGTCATCTAAACTTTTTTTGaatcaatttccttttctttctgcaTATCTTCTGATATACACCTCTTCATGACAGAAAATTCCACGCTTTATTGATCACTTCATCAATGGTACCAAGACTCCCATGTTGCTTATCAATACTGGAAACAAAAATGCTCAGATAGGTGTAAAACATAAACGCCTTCACCAAAACTGGAGAGATTTCATTCTTGAGCATCGACTGCAACACAACGaaactcttgtttttgttccggAATATGAAAATATATTTACAGTTTTAGTTTTCGACGATACTGgagttgaaaatatttttccttgGTATCACACATTCAATATTTATTCAAATGCCTAAAGAATTTAGCTGGACTATGCTGTGTAATCTACCTATGAATTAAATACATTACTGGTAATTTTCGCTTCTTCTTAGCTAAACTATACAGACACTAGCTGACGATCCTTGATACATTACttcttgtttcaattaattaatattataaaattaattactcAACTAGGCATTACTGGGCATCATTACATTCACACACCGCGCATCGTGCGGTGATACCCTCCTAGTTCAACTTAAAAAGATGTTGTCCAAATCCCTTAAATTAGTTGGTGGTCGTCCTCCTGCATGCTTAAGTCACGTGCACTGTGGATTGGAAGTTGCTTTTTTGAACAGAGTGGTTCTTTccgttttcttcttttcttctttttattcttcttgTTGTGTTATATTATATTTATTGTGGTGCTGGATTTCTCTTTTTCCCCCTATTCCCCCCAAACTCTGCTGCTATTTAATTGCTTGCCATGTTATTATTTTTGCATTATGTGTATTACTGTTATTATTAGTACTGTATTATTTGTATTAGAATGTATAATTTTGTGGTGTTGCTACATTTCTTATATTGGTTTGGTTCTCTTTTTTTCCCcggtttcttttttcctttttttcccccaaaTTCTCTTGCTATTAAATTGCTTGccatattattattaatttattattattattattagaatATTAAGTTGCACCATTGTgttgttttctccttttttccgGAATAATAAGTTGCCAAAATAATTACACTTGCAAAAATTCTTTATGAATTGTGGTGCTTTTGAGAGGTCTTTGCTGAATCGTTGGATTTAATAAAGGATCTTTTATGTATGAATGAATAATGGAATTTGCGTGTGTTATGAGTTAAATACGTGTAATCGGCTGACCATGTCCTAGTTTAGTAGCTAAAGATAAGGATGTAGAAATTAGGTATCCTAACTTTAAATCTCATGTTGACTTTTTTTTACCGACAATATTTTTTCTCAAGGTTATtgttttttataatatttttgttattataatAGAATATGCAATTGTGCTATTATGTAGTTTATTCCTTTTTCTCGATTAATAGTTTTCCAAAGAAATTGCGCCTGCCAAAATTCTTTATTATTACGTGGTACTTTTCCTTTTTGGATAGAATGCTTCCTTCCGTTTTGGTCTTTTTTGTtctttatatattatattatatttgtgGTGGTGCCGCATTTCTTACCGGTTTTGctcttttttccccttcttgttccttttttttctcccaAAAACTTTGTTGCGGTTAAATTGCTTACCATATTGTTactttattattatattaatattattatattatgaTTATTACTGTTATCTACCTTTCACAGGGAGTAATAATTGTTGCACCGCAACTAGAATTCTTATCGTCTTTTTTTATGTAAATGTATAAATGATGATATAATTGTGGTGCAACTGGAATGCTTATtgcttttgaaatgttttctattttttttgtatgaattaTGATATTCGCTTGTATCTTACAAATTGGATATGGATAGGATCCTATTTTTTCCCTTGCTAGATGGGgttgttatttttccttttcttttataccttttcctatttttttataAACAATTGatatctttttctattttttttgcgGGGGTtttactctttctttttttatttgaattctATTGCTTATGTAATAAAAATTGTAAAAGATGTCCTTTTTAGTGATAAATGTTTTGTGCACGTTTATTCTTTTGTTGTGTGATAAAATGTACAATTGTACCACTATATTTTTTACTGTTATTTTtaataatagattaagaaaaaaattcatCCTGAATTTTTTACTACTTGTTTTACCGTGTCTTTGTCGTGATTATATGTTTAAATTGTAATTTTTATGAgctttttttataataaaatatataattgtaTTACTTAGttgttttctttctatttttaatAATAAGTTAGAGAAAAAActattcacaaatttttttaCCCACTTTGCAATAAGTTTGTATTAAATTTTGTGTCCAGAGTTTCATTAAGGTCTTCTCTTTTTtgaattaaggaaaagaaatATGTTTGAGATATGATTGTAGTGCGGTTGCAATCcttattattaattttattaagaGGCCTTTCATGTACAAATAAATGATGAAATTCACCTATGTCATAAATTACATAGAGGTGCAACCAGCCTCAGAGGCCTTGGTTTAATAGTTAAGATTTAGGTTTTAGGAATTAGAGGTTCTAAGTATAAATCTTCTTGTCCCTTATTTGTCTCTTAAGTTCCACTTGTcctttgcccaaaaaaaaaattgaaaaaaaaatagatacaGGTGTCATCTATTTCATTTTTAAACTCTTGAATGgagttgttttatttttttaaacaattcatgtctttttctcttttttttttttgcgtggGTTTATTCTCCTTTGCTATTTGAACTCTATTTCTATGATTCTAATGCACAATAATAAtcatagaaaattttttaaccGGCAATATTGTTTTATGACTTTGCCgtctttttataataaaatatacaaTTGTGTTACTATGTTGTGTTGTTCTCTTTTTTGTCCAAATAATacattagaaaaaaaatatccCTACCAAAAATATCTATAAATAGTATTAGTTTTAAGAGGTCTTTTATGTATTATTTTTAAGAGGCCTTTCATGTACAAATAAATGATGGAATTTGCGTGTGTCATAAATTAGATCTAGGTGCAATCTGCTAAGGAGATTTTAATTTAGTAGCTAAAGTTGAgactcaaaaaattaaaaattttagattcaAATCCTCCGACAATACTTTTTTTTCAAGTTTACCGTCTTTTTTTATAATAACATATCTATATTTATATCTACTAGATGAAGAAATGTCCTCTTTCACC
This window encodes:
- the LOC113718185 gene encoding uncharacterized protein, with the protein product MESFREAALALGLLQFNTYIEETLEEAAAFQMPSALILLFATLLVYCSPTDPTILWRKFELDFSRDYELHKQYNDYSPAQIRGLILADINRSLQQISTTIAAYQLPLDDLVSVDQQKYAYDTILQACFASQGHSFFIDGPGSTSKTFLYRSLLATLRLQGFIAIAVATSGIAASILPGGRTAHSRFKIPLDFSKNRTCQLSKQGSVARLLLKSKLILWDEASMAKRANIEAFDDLLRDIMESKLPFGGKVVVFDGDFRQTLPVIEQATKEILLQSCFLNSPLWYKLHKLKLTENMRAILDPQFSEFLLRVGEGHEPIDFSGEITLPRDLVIPYYDKEESLNRLLYSVFPDFTLYSQDPYSMINRCILIPKNTSVDELNDIMIRRFPGELQTYISFDKTVDQWHQGDYEDFLNS
- the LOC140011297 gene encoding replication protein A 70 kDa DNA-binding subunit B-like, yielding MSNLLPIGDIMPDMKNWSCIITVQEKQQVTDFMGTPTKKQKFVFYDSEGSKVEGIIFNADIPRMSPMLQWVITSKTVIEEIDGNEDIMPVKFAFTKFADLAEYMDDRSKSVDVLGVVISSLAMKIITRNSKQSNVQKFVLLNEESQIVLLSLWDDFVNNEGQVILNNMQSYPVIIGRRLKVNNYNGVSLPTWFDSALLVDPPIQEARQLKNWAMRNTKSIAGIIDAKSYIKYNPVLSLKRDQKTTLICNVTPSQKTAWVKAKLSFEHIFQKYWYMSCAKCYRATAADYGIEFTCNSCKEKSPAMPRSCRFDVDLSDDSRVIPTSIFGDLAENILTFTGLEAMDHFNQNLELPLEFVHTQLKTKTFLVHIKPVQTQLVDARQRYTVLYCSETEPEFGCPQLTHEPESVSLSIDQQTENEQLLTAGHGGSSSKVCLRLSQKFDEVETLDSNDFDSPNADSKKKAKLG